In Drosophila santomea strain STO CAGO 1482 chromosome 2L, Prin_Dsan_1.1, whole genome shotgun sequence, a single window of DNA contains:
- the LOC120458749 gene encoding F-actin-uncapping protein LRRC16A isoform X5 — translation MSTRSQLTKDLNESVKSILGRHTKILVKYMVKLETKGDKTENRVLVFTPVRVYLLSAKVPTKIECHFHYLDIVGVESKKSTHFSIVTNDRPYSFVTTGDAGNFSSNADVILTDLASAIKQIFPTVPLKYIIRKIDIQPPERETIFSEEFRPSDPRNVGPCGGFSAQYACMCDFHGVPYREEVAWDVDTIYLSHDTRVLNLRDFDHLEPKDLMAIVSALEYNTFFRGLKAAHMRLSHETLERILHVLKRSMWLEELHLEALGLRWDFLNKLSISVITNSNPAIRTIDLSHNIIEDKGASSLCALFGKIVQGAIHLAGPIAKVSKGLCKLALAHCGLTSKGVNQMSHSLTLNQSISNSLTYLDLSGNSLKDDITNLHNFLAQPNVLEHLDLASTDITLENLFGALLRGCATHLAHLNVSHNSFSTKKGKEIPPSFKQFFTSTFSLKHLNIAGCKLPMEALKNLLLGLACNESTAGLYLDLSTNTLGAQGAHVLESCIHGVRVLQSLDISDNNLDAELAPVLTAISKNPSIRTLHLTRSLTGMKPKHIPPVMDALVNLIQKDDFPLVELILSENKLKHDLHDFINALGSNQSLQKLDISGNFMGDVGARLLAKALQINNRLRTIYMDKNGVTLQGYADIVYALEHNHSMRTIPFPIFDIAPHLKSHPDKTDAVMRKMQELLQRNCNGLKRATGQGFRLQHGFMLSSTHQLVDKLVAETQDTISLAKGGSESASAVQRLITDAENCKQLMPKLQEAVRNDSHPIEMKLTRVASELSYTIKSYLEETLETMMRTGIEQCPKTLGNQIVVQDLRKALAERLVVPEEFLQICLLNNAGSEIMNKVGEIEQSLAAAISDRATDEVLEALTRYRRGMGIAESPSVLLDEPQTPDIVRSRSSHDADGLIIRPGGRGSILPKLGLESPTKLEYLNLATPHLPTKRRSLAKKVRPQSVVENLSLGHFPDLLESPSSHRSSSQLSSRAAAGAAALVGAANMNDSIVVDDGGVDECCDSITELPSASFQLQHLVKGRPKRAKTRAPTRPLVATECAGGSREIGEGLEHFFRPGSATPTTLTPLVSPTSEECSSLSFVDSPTMSRDGNGHMTSEETTPILEERRPIKLERQSPLLKSASWATRSRSTDNLEKYSPLVGRKSPLVKMRTEGGPGSGSAGGADETPIPSCNLLKATAREDKTRSPSSDSIKSHATGEGSVIVKTANGILRTPIVLQKPRPWSVVGSEPKAGGELITGNGNAESSKTTPEKVEEDDVEVVTFGSTCGSIVGITPGIALSTSGGGSIVGITPGGALEKKSVRELAAGLNRMELPLKPPVMPRTLLNASSARTNTSSTGSTSNSVSVSSSKTTNTSLTVLNQSQTRSRIVSSSSTGSTETITAHSTTSTSSNSHEKQHAKACANLISNEILNMRNGQLGAKSGSCAESGGVKRIAGKEISTLFEETLVEELQQSIATRRGFRDSPYTKEDVVDL, via the exons ATGTCGACGCGCTCGCAATTAACCAAGGACCTCAATG AAAGCGTCAAGTCTATTCTGGGTCGCCACACAAAGATACTCGTCAAGTATATGGTCAAATTGGAGACGAAAGGCGATAAGACGGAGAATCGTGTTCTG GTCTTTACTCCCGTGAGGGTCTATTTGCTCAGTGCCAAAGTGCCCACCAAA ATCGAATGCCATTTCCACTACCTGGACATTGTGGGGGTCGAGAGCAAGAAGTCCACCCACTTCTCCATTGTGACCAACGATCGGCCATACTCGTTCGTTACCACCGGCGATGCGGGCAATTTCAGCTCG AACGCTGATGTCATTCTAACCGATCTAGCCTCGGCCATCAAGCAGATATTCCCAACAGTTCCTTTAAAGTACATCATCCGGAAG ATTGATATACAGCCACCGGAGCGGGAGACCATATTCTCCGAGGAATTCAGACCCTCTGATCCCCGAAATGTGGGTCCCTGTGGGGGATTCAGTGCCCAGTATGCCTGCATGTGCGATTTCCATGGCGTTCCCTATCGCGAGGAAGTGGCTTGGGATGTGGACACCATCTATCTTTCCCACGACACGCGAGTCCTCAACTTGCGCGACTTTGACCACCTGGAACCAAA AGACTTGATGGCCATCGTTTCGGCTCTGGAATACAACACGTTCTTTCGTGGCCTGAAGGCAGCCCACATGCGATTGTCCCACGAGACCCTGGAACGCATCCTGCACGTCCTTAAGCGTTCGATGTGGCTGGAAGAGCTGCACCTGGAGGCATTGGGCTTAAG ATGGGATTTCCTGAACAAGTTATCGATATCTGTGATAACGAATAGCAATCCCGCCATTCGCACCATCGATCTAAGCCACAATATAATTGAGGATAAAG GAGCAAGTTCATTGTGCGCCCTATTTGGAAAGATTGTACAAG GTGCCATTCATTTGGCTGGGCCAATAGCCAAGGTATCCAAGGGCCTGTGCAAACTGGCCTTGGCCCACTGTGGACTAACTTCAAAGGGAGTCAACCAGATGTCGCACTCGCTCACGCTCAATCAGAGTATTTCCAACTCGCTCACGTATCTAGACCTAAGTGGTAATAGTCTCAAAGATGATATAACC AATTTGCACAATTTTCTGGCTCAACCCAATGTACTGGAGCACTTAGATCTGGCCTCGACTGACATCACGCTGGAAAAT TTGTTTGGAGCTCTGTTGCGCGGCTGCGCCACGCATTTGGCCCATCTGAACGTGTCGCACAACTCGTTCAGCACCAAGAAGGGCAAGGAAATCCCGCCCTCGTTCAAGCAGTTTTTCACCAGCACTTTCAGTTTAAAGCACCTCAATATCGCCGGATGCAAACTACCCATGGAGGCACTGAAAAACCTGCTGCTTGGTCTGGCCTGCAACGAGTCTACAGCCGGGCTTTATCTGGATCTCAGCACTAACACGCTGGGCGCCCAAGGTGCCCATGTGCTTGAATCCTGCATCCATGGAGTGCGAGTTCTGCAAAGCCTAGACATTAGCGATAATA atCTTGATGCTGAGCTAGCGCCTGTGTTGACAGCCATTTCCAAGAACCCCTCGATTCGGACACTTCACCTGACCCGCAGCCTTACGGGAATGAAGCCAAAGCACATTCCGCCCGTTATGGACGCCCTGGTGAACCTCATCCAAAAGGACGACTTTCCGCTGGTCGAGCTGATACTATCGGAGAATAAACTGAAGCACGACCTGCACGACTTTATCAACGCTCTAGGCAGCAACCAAAGCCTTCAGAAGCTGGACATCAGTGGCAACTTTATGGGGGATGTGGGCGCACGACTCCTGGCCAAAGCTTTGCAGATTAACAACCGGCTGCGTACCATATATATGGATAAGAACGGAGTGACGTTGCAGGGCTATGCGGATATCGTTTACGCATTAGAGCACAACCATAGCATGCGCACTATTCCCTTTCCTATTTTCGATATAGCTCCGCATCTGAAAAGCCACCCGGATAAGACGGATGCGGTAATGCGTAAGATgcaggagctgctgcagcgcAACTGCAATGGATTAAAACGGGCCACCGGACAAGGATTCCGGCTACAGCACGGCTTCATGCTCTCGTCCACACACCAGTTGGTTGATAAGTTGGTGGCCGAGACTCAGGACACAATTTCCTTGGCTAAGGGAGGCAGTGAATCCGCCTCGGCGGTGCAGCGCCTGATTACCGACGCCGAAAACTGCAAACAACTGATGCCAAAGCTGCAAGAGGCCGTTCGCAACGACAGTCATCCCATTGAAATGAAGCTGACCCGAGTGGCCAGTGAACTGAGCTACACGATTAAGAGTTATCTGGAGGAGACCCTGGAGACGATGATGCGCACTGGAATCGAGCAGTGCCCCAAAACTCTGGGCAACCAGATTGTAGTTCAGGATCTTCGAAAGGCTCTTGCCGAGCGTTTGGTTGTCCCCGAAGAATTCCTGCAGATCTGTCTGCTCAACAACGCCGGCAGTGAGATTATGAACAAAGTTGG TGAGATTGAACAATCCTTGGCAGCCGCCATCTCAGATCGGGCTACAGATGAGGTGCTGGAAGCACTGACCCGCTACCGCCGAGGCATGGGCATCGCGGAGTCGCCATCGGTGCTGCTGGACGAACCGCAGACGCCGGATATCGTGCGCAGTCGCTCCAGTCAT GATGCGGATGGTTTGATCATACGACCGGGTGGACGAGGCTCGATATTGCCCAAACTGGGCTTGGAATCGCCCACT aaattGGAATATCTCAACCTT GCCACACCACATTTACCCACCAAGCGACGCAGTCTTGCCAAGAAGGTACGTCCCCAGTCCGTGGTGGAGAATCTCAGCCTGGGACACTTCCCCGACCTCCTGGAGTCACCATCCTCGCACCGCTCCAGCTCCCAGTTGTCTTCCCGTGCAGCTGCAGGTGCCGCCGCCTTGGTGGGAGCGGCCAATATGAACGACAGCATCGTTGTGGACGACGGAGGAGTGGATGAGTGTTGCGATTCCATCACGGAGCTGCCCAGCGCCTCGTTCCAGCTGCAACACCTGGTCAAAGGTCGGCCAAAGCGGGCCAAAACGCGTGCGCCCACTCGACCGCTGGTCGCCACTGAGTGTGCCGGGGGCAGCAGGGAAATCGGCGAAGGCTTGGAACACTTCTTCCGGCCCGGTTCTGCTACGCCCACCACCCTGACTCCGTTAGTTTCACCTACGTCGGAGGAATGCAGCTCCTTGTCGTTTGTAGACAGCCCTACGATGAGTCGCGATGGGAATGGACACATGACCTCTGAGGAGACCACTCCCATTCTAGAGGAGCGCCGACCTATTAAATTGGAGCGCCAGTCGCCATTGCTCAAAA gTGCGTCATGGGCCACCCGCTCCCGATCCACGGACAATCTAGAGAAATATTCGCCACTGGTGGGTCGTAAGTCCCCGCTGGTAAAGATGAGAACAGAAGGTGGTCCCGGCTCGGGATCTGCAGGCGGCGCTGACGAGACGCCCATACCCAGTTGTAATCTTCTTAAGGCAACCGCTCGAGAGGACAAAACGCGTTCGCCCAGCAGCGATTCGATTAAAAGTCATGCCACAGGCGAGGGTAGTGTTATTGTGAAGACTGCCAACGGCATCCTGCGAACGCCCATAGTTCTGCAGAAACCGCGACCATGGTCAGTTGTTGGCAGCGAGCCAAAGGCAGGCGGAGAGCTTATTACAGGCAACGGGAATGCCGAATCCAGCAAGACCACGCCTGAAAAAGTAGAAGAAG ATGACGTCGAGGTTGTGACTTTTGGATCTACCTGTGGCTCAATTGTAGGCATTACGCCGGGAATAGCTTTATCTACCAGTGGCGGTGGAAGCATTGTGGGCATTACACCAG GAGGTGCCCTTGAAAAGAAGTCTGTGCGGGAACTAGCAGCGGGTCTCAACAGAATGG AACTTCCCCTAAAGCCGCCCGTTATGCCAAGAACCTTGCTGAACGCTTCGAGTGCCCGCACGAACACGTCCTCCACAGGCTCCACCTCAAATAGTGTATCAGTCAGCTCATCCAAGACCACCAACACATCGTTGACAGTATTAAACCAGAGCCAGACACGATCAAGGATCGTGAGCTCGAGCAGCACTGGCAGCACCGAGACCATCACAGCGcacagcaccaccagcacctcTTCCAACAGCCACGAGAAGCAACATGCCAAGGCTTGTGCCAATTTAATCAGCAACGAGATCCTCAATATGCGCAACGGACAGTTGGGCGCAAAGTCTGGTAGCTGCGCGGAAAGTGGTGGCGTGAAGCGAATTGCCGGCAAGGAGATCTCTACGCTATTCGAG GAGACATTAGTTGAAGAACTGCAGCAAAGCATTGCGACCAGACGCGGTTTTAGAGACTCGCCCTACACCAAGGAGGATGTCGTTGATTTATAA
- the LOC120458749 gene encoding F-actin-uncapping protein LRRC16A isoform X7, translated as MSTRSQLTKDLNESVKSILGRHTKILVKYMVKLETKGDKTENRVLVFTPVRVYLLSAKVPTKIECHFHYLDIVGVESKKSTHFSIVTNDRPYSFVTTGDAGNFSSNADVILTDLASAIKQIFPTVPLKYIIRKIDIQPPERETIFSEEFRPSDPRNVGPCGGFSAQYACMCDFHGVPYREEVAWDVDTIYLSHDTRVLNLRDFDHLEPKDLMAIVSALEYNTFFRGLKAAHMRLSHETLERILHVLKRSMWLEELHLEALGLRWDFLNKLSISVITNSNPAIRTIDLSHNIIEDKGAIHLAGPIAKVSKGLCKLALAHCGLTSKGVNQMSHSLTLNQSISNSLTYLDLSGNSLKDDITNLHNFLAQPNVLEHLDLASTDITLENLFGALLRGCATHLAHLNVSHNSFSTKKGKEIPPSFKQFFTSTFSLKHLNIAGCKLPMEALKNLLLGLACNESTAGLYLDLSTNTLGAQGAHVLESCIHGVRVLQSLDISDNNLDAELAPVLTAISKNPSIRTLHLTRSLTGMKPKHIPPVMDALVNLIQKDDFPLVELILSENKLKHDLHDFINALGSNQSLQKLDISGNFMGDVGARLLAKALQINNRLRTIYMDKNGVTLQGYADIVYALEHNHSMRTIPFPIFDIAPHLKSHPDKTDAVMRKMQELLQRNCNGLKRATGQGFRLQHGFMLSSTHQLVDKLVAETQDTISLAKGGSESASAVQRLITDAENCKQLMPKLQEAVRNDSHPIEMKLTRVASELSYTIKSYLEETLETMMRTGIEQCPKTLGNQIVVQDLRKALAERLVVPEEFLQICLLNNAGSEIMNKVGEIEQSLAAAISDRATDEVLEALTRYRRGMGIAESPSVLLDEPQTPDIVRSRSSHDADGLIIRPGGRGSILPKLGLESPTKLEYLNLATPHLPTKRRSLAKKVRPQSVVENLSLGHFPDLLESPSSHRSSSQLSSRAAAGAAALVGAANMNDSIVVDDGGVDECCDSITELPSASFQLQHLVKGRPKRAKTRAPTRPLVATECAGGSREIGEGLEHFFRPGSATPTTLTPLVSPTSEECSSLSFVDSPTMSRDGNGHMTSEETTPILEERRPIKLERQSPLLKSASWATRSRSTDNLEKYSPLVGRKSPLVKMRTEGGPGSGSAGGADETPIPSCNLLKATAREDKTRSPSSDSIKSHATGEGSVIVKTANGILRTPIVLQKPRPWSVVGSEPKAGGELITGNGNAESSKTTPEKVEEDDVEVVTFGSTCGSIVGITPGIALSTSGGGSIVGITPGGALEKKSVRELAAGLNRMELPLKPPVMPRTLLNASSARTNTSSTGSTSNSVSVSSSKTTNTSLTVLNQSQTRSRIVSSSSTGSTETITAHSTTSTSSNSHEKQHAKACANLISNEILNMRNGQLGAKSGSCAESGGVKRIAGKEISTLFEETLVEELQQSIATRRGFRDSPYTKEDVVDL; from the exons ATGTCGACGCGCTCGCAATTAACCAAGGACCTCAATG AAAGCGTCAAGTCTATTCTGGGTCGCCACACAAAGATACTCGTCAAGTATATGGTCAAATTGGAGACGAAAGGCGATAAGACGGAGAATCGTGTTCTG GTCTTTACTCCCGTGAGGGTCTATTTGCTCAGTGCCAAAGTGCCCACCAAA ATCGAATGCCATTTCCACTACCTGGACATTGTGGGGGTCGAGAGCAAGAAGTCCACCCACTTCTCCATTGTGACCAACGATCGGCCATACTCGTTCGTTACCACCGGCGATGCGGGCAATTTCAGCTCG AACGCTGATGTCATTCTAACCGATCTAGCCTCGGCCATCAAGCAGATATTCCCAACAGTTCCTTTAAAGTACATCATCCGGAAG ATTGATATACAGCCACCGGAGCGGGAGACCATATTCTCCGAGGAATTCAGACCCTCTGATCCCCGAAATGTGGGTCCCTGTGGGGGATTCAGTGCCCAGTATGCCTGCATGTGCGATTTCCATGGCGTTCCCTATCGCGAGGAAGTGGCTTGGGATGTGGACACCATCTATCTTTCCCACGACACGCGAGTCCTCAACTTGCGCGACTTTGACCACCTGGAACCAAA AGACTTGATGGCCATCGTTTCGGCTCTGGAATACAACACGTTCTTTCGTGGCCTGAAGGCAGCCCACATGCGATTGTCCCACGAGACCCTGGAACGCATCCTGCACGTCCTTAAGCGTTCGATGTGGCTGGAAGAGCTGCACCTGGAGGCATTGGGCTTAAG ATGGGATTTCCTGAACAAGTTATCGATATCTGTGATAACGAATAGCAATCCCGCCATTCGCACCATCGATCTAAGCCACAATATAATTGAGGATAAAG GTGCCATTCATTTGGCTGGGCCAATAGCCAAGGTATCCAAGGGCCTGTGCAAACTGGCCTTGGCCCACTGTGGACTAACTTCAAAGGGAGTCAACCAGATGTCGCACTCGCTCACGCTCAATCAGAGTATTTCCAACTCGCTCACGTATCTAGACCTAAGTGGTAATAGTCTCAAAGATGATATAACC AATTTGCACAATTTTCTGGCTCAACCCAATGTACTGGAGCACTTAGATCTGGCCTCGACTGACATCACGCTGGAAAAT TTGTTTGGAGCTCTGTTGCGCGGCTGCGCCACGCATTTGGCCCATCTGAACGTGTCGCACAACTCGTTCAGCACCAAGAAGGGCAAGGAAATCCCGCCCTCGTTCAAGCAGTTTTTCACCAGCACTTTCAGTTTAAAGCACCTCAATATCGCCGGATGCAAACTACCCATGGAGGCACTGAAAAACCTGCTGCTTGGTCTGGCCTGCAACGAGTCTACAGCCGGGCTTTATCTGGATCTCAGCACTAACACGCTGGGCGCCCAAGGTGCCCATGTGCTTGAATCCTGCATCCATGGAGTGCGAGTTCTGCAAAGCCTAGACATTAGCGATAATA atCTTGATGCTGAGCTAGCGCCTGTGTTGACAGCCATTTCCAAGAACCCCTCGATTCGGACACTTCACCTGACCCGCAGCCTTACGGGAATGAAGCCAAAGCACATTCCGCCCGTTATGGACGCCCTGGTGAACCTCATCCAAAAGGACGACTTTCCGCTGGTCGAGCTGATACTATCGGAGAATAAACTGAAGCACGACCTGCACGACTTTATCAACGCTCTAGGCAGCAACCAAAGCCTTCAGAAGCTGGACATCAGTGGCAACTTTATGGGGGATGTGGGCGCACGACTCCTGGCCAAAGCTTTGCAGATTAACAACCGGCTGCGTACCATATATATGGATAAGAACGGAGTGACGTTGCAGGGCTATGCGGATATCGTTTACGCATTAGAGCACAACCATAGCATGCGCACTATTCCCTTTCCTATTTTCGATATAGCTCCGCATCTGAAAAGCCACCCGGATAAGACGGATGCGGTAATGCGTAAGATgcaggagctgctgcagcgcAACTGCAATGGATTAAAACGGGCCACCGGACAAGGATTCCGGCTACAGCACGGCTTCATGCTCTCGTCCACACACCAGTTGGTTGATAAGTTGGTGGCCGAGACTCAGGACACAATTTCCTTGGCTAAGGGAGGCAGTGAATCCGCCTCGGCGGTGCAGCGCCTGATTACCGACGCCGAAAACTGCAAACAACTGATGCCAAAGCTGCAAGAGGCCGTTCGCAACGACAGTCATCCCATTGAAATGAAGCTGACCCGAGTGGCCAGTGAACTGAGCTACACGATTAAGAGTTATCTGGAGGAGACCCTGGAGACGATGATGCGCACTGGAATCGAGCAGTGCCCCAAAACTCTGGGCAACCAGATTGTAGTTCAGGATCTTCGAAAGGCTCTTGCCGAGCGTTTGGTTGTCCCCGAAGAATTCCTGCAGATCTGTCTGCTCAACAACGCCGGCAGTGAGATTATGAACAAAGTTGG TGAGATTGAACAATCCTTGGCAGCCGCCATCTCAGATCGGGCTACAGATGAGGTGCTGGAAGCACTGACCCGCTACCGCCGAGGCATGGGCATCGCGGAGTCGCCATCGGTGCTGCTGGACGAACCGCAGACGCCGGATATCGTGCGCAGTCGCTCCAGTCAT GATGCGGATGGTTTGATCATACGACCGGGTGGACGAGGCTCGATATTGCCCAAACTGGGCTTGGAATCGCCCACT aaattGGAATATCTCAACCTT GCCACACCACATTTACCCACCAAGCGACGCAGTCTTGCCAAGAAGGTACGTCCCCAGTCCGTGGTGGAGAATCTCAGCCTGGGACACTTCCCCGACCTCCTGGAGTCACCATCCTCGCACCGCTCCAGCTCCCAGTTGTCTTCCCGTGCAGCTGCAGGTGCCGCCGCCTTGGTGGGAGCGGCCAATATGAACGACAGCATCGTTGTGGACGACGGAGGAGTGGATGAGTGTTGCGATTCCATCACGGAGCTGCCCAGCGCCTCGTTCCAGCTGCAACACCTGGTCAAAGGTCGGCCAAAGCGGGCCAAAACGCGTGCGCCCACTCGACCGCTGGTCGCCACTGAGTGTGCCGGGGGCAGCAGGGAAATCGGCGAAGGCTTGGAACACTTCTTCCGGCCCGGTTCTGCTACGCCCACCACCCTGACTCCGTTAGTTTCACCTACGTCGGAGGAATGCAGCTCCTTGTCGTTTGTAGACAGCCCTACGATGAGTCGCGATGGGAATGGACACATGACCTCTGAGGAGACCACTCCCATTCTAGAGGAGCGCCGACCTATTAAATTGGAGCGCCAGTCGCCATTGCTCAAAA gTGCGTCATGGGCCACCCGCTCCCGATCCACGGACAATCTAGAGAAATATTCGCCACTGGTGGGTCGTAAGTCCCCGCTGGTAAAGATGAGAACAGAAGGTGGTCCCGGCTCGGGATCTGCAGGCGGCGCTGACGAGACGCCCATACCCAGTTGTAATCTTCTTAAGGCAACCGCTCGAGAGGACAAAACGCGTTCGCCCAGCAGCGATTCGATTAAAAGTCATGCCACAGGCGAGGGTAGTGTTATTGTGAAGACTGCCAACGGCATCCTGCGAACGCCCATAGTTCTGCAGAAACCGCGACCATGGTCAGTTGTTGGCAGCGAGCCAAAGGCAGGCGGAGAGCTTATTACAGGCAACGGGAATGCCGAATCCAGCAAGACCACGCCTGAAAAAGTAGAAGAAG ATGACGTCGAGGTTGTGACTTTTGGATCTACCTGTGGCTCAATTGTAGGCATTACGCCGGGAATAGCTTTATCTACCAGTGGCGGTGGAAGCATTGTGGGCATTACACCAG GAGGTGCCCTTGAAAAGAAGTCTGTGCGGGAACTAGCAGCGGGTCTCAACAGAATGG AACTTCCCCTAAAGCCGCCCGTTATGCCAAGAACCTTGCTGAACGCTTCGAGTGCCCGCACGAACACGTCCTCCACAGGCTCCACCTCAAATAGTGTATCAGTCAGCTCATCCAAGACCACCAACACATCGTTGACAGTATTAAACCAGAGCCAGACACGATCAAGGATCGTGAGCTCGAGCAGCACTGGCAGCACCGAGACCATCACAGCGcacagcaccaccagcacctcTTCCAACAGCCACGAGAAGCAACATGCCAAGGCTTGTGCCAATTTAATCAGCAACGAGATCCTCAATATGCGCAACGGACAGTTGGGCGCAAAGTCTGGTAGCTGCGCGGAAAGTGGTGGCGTGAAGCGAATTGCCGGCAAGGAGATCTCTACGCTATTCGAG GAGACATTAGTTGAAGAACTGCAGCAAAGCATTGCGACCAGACGCGGTTTTAGAGACTCGCCCTACACCAAGGAGGATGTCGTTGATTTATAA